In a single window of the Paenibacillus sp. MMS20-IR301 genome:
- a CDS encoding transposase, with protein MPEEVNAVSERKRYNRKFKEETVKYIQEQRKSMDEIALELNIPKGTLKGWMSTYRQFPDEPFVGSGRLRSQEQQIVDLEQKNKDLEEEIAILKKAMHIFSKDRS; from the coding sequence ATGCCAGAAGAGGTGAACGCCGTGTCAGAACGGAAGCGATATAACCGAAAGTTTAAAGAAGAAACGGTAAAGTACATCCAAGAACAACGGAAGTCCATGGATGAGATTGCCCTCGAGCTCAATATTCCAAAAGGAACACTGAAAGGTTGGATGAGCACGTACCGTCAGTTCCCCGATGAACCGTTTGTAGGCAGTGGCCGGCTGCGTAGCCAAGAACAACAGATTGTGGACCTCGAGCAAAAGAATAAGGATCTGGAAGAGGAGATCGCCATCTTAAAAAAAGCCATGCACATCTTCAGCAAAGACCGGAGCTAG
- a CDS encoding RICIN domain-containing protein: MMLRRGKVLSLFLLFTLLIALVPAANSSAASSWNLAWSDEFDGSSLNTSNWTAETGTGSGGWGNNELQYYTNRTQNLQVTGGNLVITALKESYGGMNYTSARIKTQGLKNFTYGKIEARIKLPSGQGIWPAFWMLGSNINTVGWPSSGELDIMERVNNNAFVNGTVHWDAGGHAEYGQVSGSLDFSQYHVYSVEWDSKYIKWFVDGNQFNQFYIENGTGNTEEFQRPFFLLLNLAVGGNWPGAPNSSTSFPAQMLVDYVRVYQAGAPSSGIVSGGIYTLACKASGKVLDVKDVSTADGAKMHQWTNYTASNQQFRIESTGDGYYKLTAMHSGKLLDVPNASTASGVQLQQANDNGSNAQRWSIVDAGGGYYKLISKASGLAMDVSNSSTADGAVVQQWTDNGTDAQKWLLTKIN, translated from the coding sequence ATGATGTTGAGAAGAGGAAAAGTCCTAAGCCTGTTTCTGCTGTTCACATTATTAATCGCACTGGTGCCTGCGGCGAATTCCAGTGCAGCTTCAAGCTGGAATCTGGCCTGGAGCGATGAATTCGACGGCTCCTCCCTGAATACGTCTAACTGGACCGCTGAAACCGGCACGGGCAGCGGCGGCTGGGGGAACAATGAACTGCAATACTATACGAACCGGACACAGAATCTGCAGGTGACCGGAGGCAATCTTGTCATCACTGCACTTAAAGAATCCTATGGGGGCATGAATTATACTTCGGCCCGGATCAAGACGCAGGGGCTGAAGAATTTCACTTACGGCAAAATCGAAGCGAGAATCAAGCTGCCTTCCGGACAGGGGATATGGCCGGCTTTTTGGATGCTCGGTTCTAATATTAATACAGTCGGCTGGCCCAGCTCCGGGGAGCTGGATATTATGGAGCGGGTCAACAATAATGCCTTCGTCAACGGTACGGTGCACTGGGATGCAGGCGGCCATGCCGAATACGGGCAGGTCTCGGGCAGCCTGGATTTCTCCCAGTATCATGTATACAGCGTGGAATGGGACTCCAAATATATCAAGTGGTTTGTTGACGGCAACCAGTTCAATCAGTTCTACATCGAGAACGGAACAGGTAACACAGAGGAATTCCAGCGGCCATTCTTTCTGCTGCTGAATCTAGCGGTAGGCGGCAACTGGCCGGGAGCCCCGAACAGCTCCACCAGCTTCCCGGCACAAATGCTCGTTGATTATGTACGTGTATATCAGGCCGGTGCGCCTTCAAGCGGCATTGTCAGCGGCGGAATTTACACTTTAGCCTGTAAAGCAAGCGGGAAGGTGCTGGATGTGAAGGATGTCTCCACCGCCGATGGAGCCAAAATGCATCAATGGACGAATTACACCGCCAGCAACCAGCAGTTCAGAATAGAGAGCACCGGCGACGGCTACTACAAGCTGACGGCTATGCACAGCGGCAAGCTGCTGGATGTTCCGAATGCCTCCACCGCCAGCGGAGTGCAGCTGCAACAGGCCAATGATAACGGCAGCAACGCCCAGAGGTGGAGCATTGTCGATGCAGGCGGCGGCTACTACAAGCTTATTTCCAAAGCAAGCGGCCTCGCGATGGATGTATCCAATTCCTCAACAGCGGACGGAGCGGTAGTACAGCAATGGACCGATAATGGAACGGATGCCCAGAAATGGCTGTTAACTAAGATTAACTAG
- a CDS encoding IS3 family transposase, translating into MEEHRSMFRIEKMCSVLGVSRSGYYKWRKTPPSDRKKRQEQLVKRIEYHFYDNDKIYGSPKITKKLQEEGFTVGEKTVGRLMRAHKFRSEAMRKFNVQTTDSNHDFPIAPNWLNQHFDVCTQPNQVWVTDITYIRTRQGTVYLASVLDLFTRKIVGWKLGNRMKVELVSGALARAYEAQQPGKGLIHHSDRGSQYASADYRKKLKEYHMIRSMSRRGNCYDNACIESFHSILKRELIYRRKFETQKEAEHQLFQYIEFFYNRKRIHSKLGYLSPDRFESLYYRNLKLAK; encoded by the coding sequence ATTGAGGAACACCGTTCCATGTTCCGGATTGAGAAGATGTGCAGCGTACTTGGCGTCTCCCGCAGCGGCTACTATAAATGGCGAAAGACCCCTCCCAGTGACCGAAAGAAACGACAGGAGCAGTTGGTGAAGCGCATTGAGTACCACTTTTACGATAACGATAAAATCTATGGCAGTCCGAAAATCACCAAAAAGCTGCAAGAAGAAGGGTTTACGGTGGGTGAAAAAACCGTAGGCCGACTCATGCGGGCGCATAAGTTCCGTTCCGAAGCCATGAGAAAATTCAATGTCCAGACGACGGATTCCAACCATGATTTCCCGATTGCCCCCAACTGGCTAAACCAGCATTTTGATGTGTGTACCCAACCGAACCAGGTATGGGTAACGGATATTACCTACATCCGAACACGCCAAGGCACGGTCTATTTGGCAAGCGTATTAGACTTATTTACGCGTAAGATTGTAGGCTGGAAGCTAGGGAACCGGATGAAAGTGGAACTGGTATCTGGCGCGCTAGCGAGGGCCTACGAGGCTCAGCAGCCGGGGAAGGGACTGATCCACCATTCAGACCGGGGAAGCCAGTACGCCTCTGCAGACTACCGGAAAAAGCTGAAAGAGTACCATATGATTCGTAGCATGAGCCGCCGTGGAAACTGCTACGACAATGCTTGCATTGAATCGTTCCACAGCATTCTGAAACGGGAACTCATTTACCGCAGAAAGTTTGAGACGCAAAAAGAAGCTGAACACCAACTGTTTCAATACATTGAGTTCTTTTACAACCGGAAGCGAATCCACAGTAAACTGGGATACCTGTCTCCGGATCGCTTCGAATCCCTATACTACCGTAATCTAAAACTTGCAAAATGA
- a CDS encoding glycosyltransferase family A protein: MSTKSGRTGVSVIVCTNRPQFFNNVLRNFNNQRYANKELIIILNNDRMNLKTYQRTARAYSNITVYKVPERISLGQCLNCGIAASRYPLLAKFDDDDYYSPFYLQEQVQALGRTRSEIVGKHACLVYLAAGRKLIIRSPREKNKHVHFIQGGTLLFKRKVAREAAFPDRSLGEDVAFLRKCKAKGYRIYATTPYNYVYMRRKDKGSHTWKVKDRFYLKGSLPVAVTDQYRRIADRKM, encoded by the coding sequence ATGAGTACGAAATCCGGCAGAACGGGCGTATCAGTTATTGTATGTACTAACCGCCCGCAGTTTTTTAATAATGTTCTGCGCAATTTCAACAATCAGCGGTATGCCAATAAAGAGTTAATTATTATCCTTAACAACGACAGGATGAACCTGAAGACGTATCAGCGTACAGCCCGTGCGTACAGCAATATCACAGTTTATAAGGTTCCTGAGAGGATATCTTTGGGACAATGCCTGAACTGCGGAATTGCTGCCTCACGTTATCCGTTACTGGCCAAGTTCGACGATGATGACTATTATTCACCGTTTTATTTACAGGAGCAGGTTCAGGCGCTTGGCCGCACCCGCAGTGAAATCGTCGGCAAGCATGCCTGCCTGGTGTACCTCGCAGCGGGCAGGAAGCTGATTATCCGCTCACCCCGGGAAAAGAATAAACATGTTCATTTTATCCAGGGAGGCACGCTGCTGTTCAAGAGGAAGGTGGCGCGGGAGGCTGCTTTTCCCGACCGGTCCCTCGGTGAAGATGTAGCTTTTCTAAGAAAATGTAAGGCTAAAGGGTATAGAATATACGCGACCACTCCCTACAATTATGTATATATGCGCAGGAAGGATAAGGGGAGCCACACCTGGAAGGTCAAGGACCGGTTCTATTTGAAGGGCAGTCTGCCGGTTGCTGTGACAGATCAATACCGCCGCATAGCAGACCGGAAAATGTGA